The following proteins are encoded in a genomic region of Pagrus major chromosome 16, Pma_NU_1.0:
- the LOC141010624 gene encoding major histocompatibility complex class I-related gene protein-like, whose amino-acid sequence MPLSNQSEGVHVLQTVHGCEWDDETGEVKGFAQYGYDGEDLLVLDLNTFKWIALRPETVIAKLIWDADKNLREFYKTSFTHIFPERLKTFMKYGGSSLLRTELPSVSLLQKTPSSPVSCHATGFYPHRAALVWRKDGEELHEEVDHGEILPNHDGTFQMSVDLNLSSVTPEDWTRYDCVFQFSGVKEDIITKLEKDRIRTNWVKPSYMTVLVTASVVVLALILIGAAGFIIYKKKKDTGLQHDVMAQAAALDGRTVSRTDRPLLVSARCPPCSPDNSSELSDKLNEET is encoded by the exons ATGCCTCTCTCCAACCAAAGTgaag gtgtCCATGTTTTACAGACGGTGCATGGCTGTGAGTGGGATGATGAGACTGGAGAGGTCAAAGGTTTCGCTCAGTATGGTTATGATGGAGAAGACCTCTTGGTATTGgatctgaatacatttaaatggaTCGCTCTGAGACCTGAGACTGTCATCGCCAAACTGATATGGGACGCTGATAAAAATTTAAGAGAATTCTATAAGACGTCTTTTACTCATATTTTTCCTGAGCGGCTGAAGACGTTTATGAAATATGGGGGGAGCTCTCTGCTAAGAACAG agcttccctcagtgtctctcctccagaagactccctcctctccagtcagctgcCACGCTACAGGTTTCTACCCTCACAGAGCCGCACTCgtctggaggaaagatggagaggagcttcATGAGGAGGTGGACCACGGAGAGATCCTCCCCAACCACGATGGAACCTTCCAGATGAGTGTTGACCTGAACCtttcatcagtcacacctgaagactggacgaggtacgactgtgtgtttcagttctcTGGTGTGAAGGAGGACATCATCACCAAACTGGAGAAAGATCGGATCAGGACCAACTGGG TGAAGCCCAGTTACATGACCGTCCTCGTCACTGCTTCAGTGGTTGTTCTTGCTCTCATTCTCATCGGTGCTGCTGGATTCATcatttacaaaaagaagaaag ATACCGGTCTCCAGCACGACGTCATGGCTCAAGCTGCTGCACTCGACGGGCGGACCGTGTCCCGAACAGACAGACCTCTTCTTGTTTCAGCCAGATGCCCTCCATGTT CTCCTGACAACAGCTCTGAGCTCTCTGACAAACTGAATGAAGAAACTTGA
- the LOC141010125 gene encoding major histocompatibility complex class I-related gene protein-like isoform X2, with protein MRTLFLLLFFCHGSSAVKHSLKLFFTGSTGLPNLPDFMTAVLVDDILVGYCDTNKKIIETKQDWVKKLFKKEPQHLEMYTRQCVKGTAIYFRNTMDSLKQRYNQSGGVHILQRMNGCEWDDETGEVVGFNQYAYDGEDFISYDLKTETWIAPKPQGVITKLRWDAEKYRIKENEHYLTVIFPEWLKKYLDYGRSFLLRTELPSVSLLQKTPSSPVSCHATGFYPDRASLVWRKDGEELHEEVDHGEILPNHDGTFQMSVDLNLSSVTPEDWTRYDCVFQLYGVKEDIITKLEKAVIRTNEEEPSKDTGLIIVVVVLLAVVLIAATGFTVYKKKKGEHGSKEEKERMEEGEGSSLRD; from the exons ATGAGAAcgttgtttttgttgcttttcttctGTCACGGTTCATCAGCAG TGAAACACTCCCTGAAGCTTTTCTTTACTGGATCTACTGGACTCCCAAACTTACCAGATTTCATGACAGCTGTACTGGTTGATGACATTCTGGTGGGTTACTGCGACACCAACAAAAAGATCATAGAAACAAAACAGGACTGGGTGAAGAAATTATTTAAGAAAGAACCTCAGCACTTGGAGATGTACACTCGGCAGTGTGTTAAGGGGACTGCAATCTACTTCAGAAACACTATGGACAGTTTGAAGCAGCGCTACAATCAAAGTGGAG gtgtCCACATTTTACAGAGGATGAATGGCTGTGAGTGGGATGATGAGACCGGAGAGGTTGTTGGTTTTAATCAGTATGCTTATGATGGAGAAGACTTCATCTCATATGacctgaagacagagacatggaTCGCTCCAAAACCTCAGGGTGTCATCACCAAACTGAGATGGGATGCTGAGAAATATAGAATAAAAGAGAACGAGCATTACCTCACAGTGATTTTCCCTGAGTGGCTGAAGAAGTATTTGGATTATGGGAGGAGCTTTCTGCTGAGAACAG AgcttccctcagtgtctctcctccagaagactccctcctctccagtcagctgcCACGCTACAGGTTTCTACCCTGACAGAGCCTCACTCgtctggaggaaagatggagaggagcttcATGAGGAGGTGGACCACGGAGAGATCCTCCCCAACCACGATGGAACCTTCCAGATGAGTGTTGACCTGAACCtttcatcagtcacacctgaagactggacgaggtacgactgtgtgtttcagctctaTGGTGTGAAGGAGGACATCATCACCAAACTGGAGAAAGCAGTGATCAGGACCAACGAAG AGGAGCCAAGTAAAGACACCGGCCTGATTATTGTCGTGGTGGTTCTTCTTGCTGTCGTCCTGATCGCTGCTACTGGATTTActgtttacaaaaagaaaaaag GTGAACATGGCTctaaagaagaaaaggaaaggatggaggagggagaaggaagcTCTCTGAGAGACTGA
- the LOC141010125 gene encoding major histocompatibility complex class I-related gene protein-like isoform X1: protein MRTLFLLLFFCHGSSAVKHSLKLFFTGSTGLPNLPDFMTAVLVDDILVGYCDTNKKIIETKQDWVKKLFKKEPQHLEMYTRQCVKGTAIYFRNTMDSLKQRYNQSGGVHILQRMNGCEWDDETGEVVGFNQYAYDGEDFISYDLKTETWIAPKPQGVITKLRWDAEKYRIKENEHYLTVIFPEWLKKYLDYGRSFLLRTELPSVSLLQKTPSSPVSCHATGFYPDRASLVWRKDGEELHEEVDHGEILPNHDGTFQMSVDLNLSSVTPEDWTRYDCVFQLYGVKEDIITKLEKAVIRTNEEEPSKDTGLIIVVVVLLAVVLIAATGFTVYKKKKAIFPPTCEHGSKEEKERMEEGEGSSLRD, encoded by the exons ATGAGAAcgttgtttttgttgcttttcttctGTCACGGTTCATCAGCAG TGAAACACTCCCTGAAGCTTTTCTTTACTGGATCTACTGGACTCCCAAACTTACCAGATTTCATGACAGCTGTACTGGTTGATGACATTCTGGTGGGTTACTGCGACACCAACAAAAAGATCATAGAAACAAAACAGGACTGGGTGAAGAAATTATTTAAGAAAGAACCTCAGCACTTGGAGATGTACACTCGGCAGTGTGTTAAGGGGACTGCAATCTACTTCAGAAACACTATGGACAGTTTGAAGCAGCGCTACAATCAAAGTGGAG gtgtCCACATTTTACAGAGGATGAATGGCTGTGAGTGGGATGATGAGACCGGAGAGGTTGTTGGTTTTAATCAGTATGCTTATGATGGAGAAGACTTCATCTCATATGacctgaagacagagacatggaTCGCTCCAAAACCTCAGGGTGTCATCACCAAACTGAGATGGGATGCTGAGAAATATAGAATAAAAGAGAACGAGCATTACCTCACAGTGATTTTCCCTGAGTGGCTGAAGAAGTATTTGGATTATGGGAGGAGCTTTCTGCTGAGAACAG AgcttccctcagtgtctctcctccagaagactccctcctctccagtcagctgcCACGCTACAGGTTTCTACCCTGACAGAGCCTCACTCgtctggaggaaagatggagaggagcttcATGAGGAGGTGGACCACGGAGAGATCCTCCCCAACCACGATGGAACCTTCCAGATGAGTGTTGACCTGAACCtttcatcagtcacacctgaagactggacgaggtacgactgtgtgtttcagctctaTGGTGTGAAGGAGGACATCATCACCAAACTGGAGAAAGCAGTGATCAGGACCAACGAAG AGGAGCCAAGTAAAGACACCGGCCTGATTATTGTCGTGGTGGTTCTTCTTGCTGTCGTCCTGATCGCTGCTACTGGATTTActgtttacaaaaagaaaaaag CCATTTTCCCTCCAACAT GTGAACATGGCTctaaagaagaaaaggaaaggatggaggagggagaaggaagcTCTCTGAGAGACTGA